The genomic DNA agactgtATAACTGCTTGTACACGCAATTCTCAAAGATGCAAAGCTATAGGGACAGAAGTCAGATCTgtgatttccaggggctggagtcAGGGGGAAAAGAATTGACTATAAAGGAACTTTTTGTtgtgatggaaatgctctatatctttttttttttaagattttatttttcctttttctccccaaaccctcccccgcccccaacatggctctgtatttttagttgcgggtccttctagttgtggcatgtgggatgccgcctcagcatggcttgatgagcggtgccatgtccccgctcAGGATTCcaaccggcaaaatcctgggctgctgaagcggagggggcgaacttagccactcggccatggggcccgcccccaGAAGtgctctatatcttgattgtggtggtggctaAATGACTACATATGCATTTGTGAAAACCAATGGAAACTGTACATTCAAAAAGGGTAAATTtgactgtatgtaaattatactccaatatatcttactttaaaaaaagagaataaaatcaaaCCAAAGAAAAtggagtgagagaaagaaaaaaggaaagagaaataataataacatgacCAATTAAATGCATGGTCCTACATTAAACCAGGAGGATAATAGCTAAAAAGGGCATTATTGGGACCCTTGATAAATTTTGACTATGGATCGTGGATTAGATAACAGCATTTTATCAGTGTTAAATTTTCTGATCTTGATATTTGTACTACGATTATTTAAGAGGATGTCCTTGTTCTAgggaaatatttaggtataaaggAGCACAATGTCTGCAGTTAACTCTTAAATAGTTGAGAGAGAgcatgataaagcaaatggggcaaaatattaacaatggtaCAGCTGGTTAAAAAGTAGAGAGAACTTTTCTgaactattcttgcaacttttttggtaagtttaaaattatgttttgtttcaaagaaccacataagaaaaaaagaggataataatGAGCAATATCAACAAGATATAAGGAAGAACAGCCTAAGTAGAATTAAGCAcaaggcaaaaaacaaacaaaaagcaatgtGTGTCAGTGCGTCtaacaatcaaaataaaaatagggggccagcccagttgcacagtggttaagttcacgtgctccccttcagtggcccagggttcgccagcatggaccccagcatggacctatgcactgcttatcaagccatgctgtggcaggcatcccacatagaaagtagaggaagatgatgggcacagatgttagctcggggccagtcttcctcagcaaaaagaggaggattggtggcagatgttagcccagggctaatcttcctcaataaaaaaaaaataataaaataggaaaagcaTATGACCAAATTAGGTGTGAAGGTagtaagaatacaaaaataagatCTCACAAAAAGCAAACTGTATTCTTCTCAGAGCCAGTCACCCTCTTCCTTGGCACACAGAAGAATGCCATGGAGTCAAATACTGTCAGAGagtctttcaaaataaaagggaagCAGAGGCTGACACCTGAAGAGTGGGCCAGAGCAGATGAGGGTCCGGGGATACACTTAGCCCTTTCTTCGCTGGGGAGCCCTTCCTGAAGAACGAGGAGTCGTAAATGGCAGAGGTAAGAAAAGACGCACAAGTAGGTACATTTTTCATGTTTGATAAGCACCCCcgaagaagaaatagaagctgTGCACTTGTAGCAAGGGAGCAAAAGACTGAAGAGAATGACtagaaaacatcaaacaaactaaaaatgttaaaaaagactccccacctccaccgtcaatacacacatacataaagcTACGACCACCAACGATACACTTGGAATGTTAGGTGTGATTACCAATTCAAAAGACAAAACATTGCTCAAGGGGTAAAAAAGGTAATTTATGGCATGGAGAAAAGGGGCAGGGGGCACAGGAGGAGGATCTGGGAAGATGAGTATAGTTGATCTTCATTATTCATACATTATGTATTTGTGAACTCACCTTACTCACCAAAATTTATTTGTGACCCCAGAATCAATACTCTGCTGCAGCTTCACGGCCTTTCAAGGATGTGCACAGAGAAGTGGAAAATTTGAGCAGCCTGTGCttgttcccagctgaggctgaacaAGGCGATGTTTCGCCTTCTCGTTTCAGCTCTCATTccgtaaacaagtgtcctttacAGTCTACTCGGGgccacattttttacattttcatgctttttgttggtgattttgctgtgtAAAAGGGCTCCCAAGCATAGTACTGTAACGCTGGCTGGTGTTCTAAGCACAGAAAGGCTGGGATGTGTCttagggagaaaatatgtgtgttagaTATGCTTCGTTCAGGCACAAGTTATAGTGATGTTGGGCGTAAGTTCAATGTTAACGAATCTACAATATAtgttaaacagaaacacataaaataagGTTATGTGCTGATAGGTTGGTGAAAGTCttgtgaccagaggctcgcaggaacctaaccctgAATCTCCCCTAGGAGCCATGGTTcggtattcactaattcagtgtttgctgTGAACCAACAGAACATAACTGCCGCGAATAAGGACAATTGACTGTTTGGAGGAAACACTTCTAACTCATGTTAGTAGTCAGTTGAGGACATTGTGTATGGAAGGAAATCAGGGGTTTTGTCAACAGAGACAGTTAAGGCTGAAAACAAACATCACAACATGTTAACTGTTACTGAGTGGTACTGATATGGGTGTTTGTTATTATTCACAatcattttaatttcctaaaGTAAAAATCCTTAGAAGGACATCACAGTTGGGAGAGAAGGGAATAAGAAGGTGGTCACTTTTCAAAGTATGTCTCCACAGGCTGCAGTGTACGTATGCTAAGAGTGAAGTGTGAAATTAGCTGTAGGGTAAGTGTTACTTAATCAAAAACTGTGAGTTGGAATGGTGAATAACTGCTATGCGACCACAGCTGGTCTCAACACAACAGTGCTGCCACATCTCGGCAGTAACTACAGCACAGGGCTGGTATTAGAAAGCTTTGGTGAGTTTGAAAGGAATGTTACGGATTTACATAGTCAGGAGATGCTGTTTCTTGAAATGCTGGTGTGCAACAATTTATTTCTGTCCAGCATCTGATGCCAGTTCACAGTCAAATTATAAAGCCATGTTTCGGTGTCAAAAAGGAATCACGCCACCGGTAGCTTCAAATCTCTCAAACAGATGTAATGGGATATTTAGGTGCTCCGCCCCAAGTTAAAGTGACCAGGTATCAGGAAGCTACATTTTTGTCCTAAGTATTTCAGTAATTAATGTAAAGTATAATCTCCAAATACCTGTCTcccatgaaaaatgaaaagaatactaTTTGCCACATGATTGAGAAGGGTGAAGTCCCCTGAAATCCCTGGAAAAAAGCATTTGTGCATACAAAGTATCTGTTTAAGTAAACAAAGAGTAAAAGGACAGTTGGAGAAGCTATCAGTAAGTTAACCGGGAGGGTGGGCACGATACAAGCAAGACCCTTCACCCAGCCTTAGCTCCAATCTAAAGGATGAATTAACTTCTGCCAAGAGTTTAATAAACATAGAAAAGTTTGCTCAAATGCTAgtatattcactttttttaagTAATGAGAAAGTATTTCAAGAGCTATCCTTCCACGTTCAGTTATGGAAAAGGCTCAATGAACCAGAATAAGAGAGGAACGGTTCCTATCATCTCATTATCTGAATTTTTTGATTGGTTAGGGTTCAAGCAGAAATGACTTATCCatgaaatttctaaaatatatcacACATCTTGCTGCCCTCTGCAAAGGAGAATACTGTTCTAATAACACATCTAATATGTATTGAACACCTGCCGTGGACCCGTTGCTGTCACACACTGTTTGCTCCCCACAATAGCAGCATGCAGTCAGGACTTCAGGGTTCCCACTTTAACTGCTGCAGCAACTGAggcacaaaaaaattaactcgaGAGAATGAACGCAATCTCAGCTGACTAAGATTCTTTCATCACTTCCTTAAGATCGTTCTGGACTTTAACGATGCTGCCATTCTCTGAGATGGTGAATGTACAGGACTGAGCAGAAATCTGATTTGATCCTGGGTCATGGTCTGGAATTTTGAATAAACTTCTGGCATTAGAACACTTCATTGTCACTTCTCTCCAAGTCTCAGAAGCACGAGGGGCCACACTACAAAAAAGAAGTACACTACAAATACCAGCTAATCCAGTGTCTATTTTAATGGTTTCTTAATATACAGTTAATGGCCCGTATCGCTGTATTTCTGGTGAAAATCAGGTGCATGGCTAATTAGTAAAGGTTTTCTGCTCACATGCTAATTATTACCTGGCAGCATGGCAAAATGATCTGCTCTATGAAAGCAATCTTACTGGTTGAGCTGAGGGTACCACCACATTCCAGACTGCTTCAATGGCTCTTTAATTGAACACTCCTGTCTCATACAAAGTTCATGCTTTTTTCTTCaggaattttatcttttcataatCTTTGTAATGGCAAAAATGGCCTCCAGCTCAAGATAATTCCTTCTTATTATTGACCAGGAGAGTCAAAGcgcttgactttttttttggtgacaaagattcgccctgagctacatctgctggcaatcttcttttttttttctctcaaggaaGACGAGCCTTGAGCTAAATCCacgctaatcttcctctactttgtatatgggacgcctccACACCATagctgataagtggagtaggtctgcgcttgggatctgaacctatgaacccgggccgctgaagctcagcccacagaactttaaccactctgccacgggctGGCCCTGCAAATGGCTTGACTTTTAACTCAGTTTCCTTTAAACAGCCTGCTGAGACCGATCATCTTGCTGTCACTGGTGTTTTAACAGTGTTTTCACATCATGGCTGACCACCTGCTTTTAGAGACATCTCACTGGTTCTTGGggccaaagtcacacaaccatttttttaaaatacagtccaTTCTCTACCacggaaatggaaagaaaaaaaacattgaaagagGACAGAAAGACTTCGAgcttatgtttcattttctttgatgaaAACTGCTGTAGAAAAATGCACTGTATCATTGCAAGAgtgtataaaatatttggaaactccAACAATAAAACATCTCCATTAGTAAGTGGGTTTATTGACATAACTGAATATAACAATGTATAACATTTATTCACTTCCCACTGAAAGACTTTCCAGTGAAACTGTTTTTACATAGATCCAAGCATTAAGCATTTTCAGGGACGTTCTGCCATCAGAAGGGTAGGTGGTAGGAAGAACCAGAGGTCTTTTCCAGACTTTCCATGGGACTCGATATTACACTCCTGGCCAAAAGAGACAGCTAGGAGATGTACTCGCTCTATGAATGAAAAAAGCTAGGAGCACGAAAGGTGCAAGATAGCCTGAAGTTTGCAAAAAAGAGCGAACTACACCTCTCCCATGTACCAAAATGCCCAGAATCTCAAACAAGCCCTGGAAGCACACTAAGAAGGACAGTCTATTTCCTGTGGTTTATTAAGTTTTGACCCACAGATGAGACTGCCAGAAGAAGCAGCTGTACTTTAAGTGGTCTGGACATTTACTCATCTGAATATAAATAAAGATCAGCTCATTTAGATCCCTGGGTCCCTGATCAGCTGTTGTGACAAGGGCAAGCCTGGTTCAGCGGAGGCCAAACAAAAAACGAATGGGCTGCGGTTGAAGGACCCCTGGACTATGACAGATTCCCTGAGTCATCAGGACCCTCAGGGGCTTAAAGCCCTAAACAGAAGATTCACTGTTAGCCTTAGCACCATTGCAGtggcctccaccccaccccactgcccaTAAACCCATAAGCACGGTGAATATAGCTGTGTACACCCTCTTGGTGACTGCATTTTTAGACCACACACAAAATTATTACTGTAAACCAAAGCACTACATGTAGTGATCAACACGTACTTCATAAATATCAGGGAACAAAAGTATCCCAAATAGTTGAAAACAACTGAGCAAATAAAGTCTAACCctaagtttaaaacaaaaacatttaagagAAATACTGCAATTATTaactaaaagataaaatttaataacaGTAAAACACTGGGTAGTGGAGGGAtcaatttgcaaaatatataattatttcacaGTGAGGTTTAAGTACTCAAAACAATCTTCTGGTTTTAGTACAAACAGACAACCATTGATGTacactttttcacattttttccaaTAATTTCCTCCCCTCTACTATTTCCTATAGAGTAAGACATTAATGTGATCAAACGTTGCGTTATCAACTGACAATCACCTTTTGCTCCCCTCCTATTAGGAAATTACCTTTATCACTTAACTGTGCAACTCAAGAGAAATAGGCACAGTCATCTGTGTGTCACTGATAAAAACATGAGAAATACCACATCACATTTATTCCAATCTGGACACATTGTCAGCAGTGTGGTAAGTGAACTAGAATGCTAGCATTCCCTACGGGGTCATCAGTTACACACACATTACATTCTTTTATCAAGTCTGGcattgaaatttctttttccatatataggtttaaaaaataaaattaaaaagccacaGGAGCAACCCTGACAGAGAAGTCTTGCATGCAGCCTTCTCCTGAGAAAGTATGGGATCTTAGTTAACCCTACGGTTAGCAAACGTTCTTGTGGTGTtaatgtcaaaaagaaaatagttgaaCGGCCCGGCTCAACTAAAATAGTTCTTGAGTTTATTCGTCAGTTTAAATGTCAGAGCTCTTcacattgttgaaaaaaaaatagcgTCTCTAATTATTTAAACATTAAGTTATCCTGAACGTTCTATCAAGCAACACAAAAGAGTTCCTTGGCGAGTGTGTTAAACTTTACCACCTGTTTACAACATCACCCTTCTTGGCAGAGACCACCAGACCAGCGGAGTCAGTTGCCAAGCCTCCTGTGTAATGGTAATAAGTTCCTTTTTCcttaaatagaaacaaaactcCTTTGTTTgacactaaacaaacaaaaagcatgcACCCAAATCTCTTTCTGGCCACGTTGGGGGCACAAGCACCCTTTTCTACCCCAAAGAGGGCCAGGCTATTGTATGGCCGTGCCACATAAGCCATTCCCATAGCTGCACCAAGGTCTCCACTTAAAGAAGGCCTCCCACCTCTGGACCGCACCACCCCTTTGTCCCCTACTCTTGCCCTTGACCATTAATACCATCCACGTGGTTAAAAAGTGAGTACTGGGAATTGAGCGGTGGTGCCGAATTGGCTGGCTGTCCCCTTTGGCCTCTCTGGCAAGTGCACAGAAGGTGGAACGGAGAAGGTCTGATAAAATGATTATCTTCCCCTGAGGTGGGTTGAGGGGCCCCGTGGAGAGGTGACTCCTCAAGGCCAATGAGATGGTCTCCACACCCTTGGAGGCCCAGCAGCTAGTCAGCAAATCGCTGCAGGAGATGGTCCTCCCGCCTCAGGCTGCCACCTGCGCCGCCGCCCGAGCTCTCCATGAAGCGGTCGCAGGGGAACTCGATGAGGTCGGCCTCGCTAAGCGCGCACACGGTGGCGCGCGGCCGGTGCGACTGGAACCCAGAGAAGTCGGCCGACACGCCGGTGCCCATGGAGCGCAGGGGCCGGCGCGTGGAGTACATGTGGCGAACGTGGACGGGGGCCCCGCCCTTCCGCCTGGCCCGGAGCTTCCTCCGCAGCCAGCGTGATGCCCAGGCCACTAAGGCCAGGAGCACCAGCAGCGCGTTGACGGCCAGCAGGGCCAAGGTCAGCATTTGGTAGTCGACGCTGCTCTGGCTCCCAGGCTCAGGTAGGGTGACCAACCCGGCGCAATGGTCCCGGGGGGCCACCGGGCAGACCCGGCCTCCGAGCACGCCCTCCACGCACACCAGGTAGGGGGTGTCTCCGCGCAACTCGCGCAGCGTGGCCGAGTCGCTGCGCTCGGGCAGGTAGACGAAGCGGTGGAATTTAGGCTGCTGGCCAAAGCGATCAAAGAGCAAGCGGAAGCGCGCGCCGCCCAGCGGCCGGGGACTACGGTGCTCGCGCACCGCCCAGCGCACCGAGGCGCTGTCGGTGCCCACCGCCTCCACCGTCAGGTTGCACAGGATGAACTTGTTGAAGTCGCACGGGTCGGACACCAGCGGCGGCAGGCCGACTCCGCCGTCGGACTGGACGGCGCTCTCCTGCTGCTTTGCGACCAGGCGCTGCTTCGCCGCGCGCTGCCAGGGGTCGCCGGCGGGCGGTGGCGCAGAGGCGGGCGCGGCTGTCGGGGTGGGCTCCACGCGGACAGGATTGGCCGGAGTTGGACGTCCCCGCTCGGGCTTCTCGAGCAGGTCAAGGGGGTGTGGCGCCGGGCCCGCGGCTGCAGCGGCGGAGGGGCCGGGCTGCTGGAGGCCCGGACCCCGTCGGCTCAGCCTCAGGGCGCTGCGGTTGCCCAAGAGCTCTCTGGCGGCTCCATCCCAGGTTACCCCAGGCAGAAATCGCCCCCGCTGCTGTGGCTGCGGCGGCAGCTCCTTCGCGAGGCCACCTGCAGGGGGCGCCATCTCCTTCCCCGCGGCTGTGGGTGAGGGCCGCGGCTTGCTGAAGGCAGTCGGGGACACCGAGGGCGAGGGATCTGCGCAAGACCCGTTCTGCAGTTGCTGGTCATCCAGGTAATCCAAGTACTTGCCCCGCAGGGCCGGGGGGTGGCGACACTGCACGAAGACGGTGAGAAGCCGGCCTTGCGAGTGCCAGTCACCCATCCAGCGCTTCAGGCCCCGCAGCCGGCAGTCGCAGGTCCAGCCGTTGCCGTCTAGATCCAGCCGATAGAGGGCCGGGCTGGCGGCGAAGATGTCCCCGGAGAGGGCGCTGAGCGCGTTGTCGCGCAGGCTGAGCTCGCGCAGCCGGCCCAGGTGACCAAAGATAGTGGGGTGCAGAGCAGACAGCTCGTTGCCGCTCAGGTCCAGCGCCTCCAGGCTGTGCAGAGGCTCCAGCAGGGCCATGGGCAGCTGGCTCAGCCGATTGCCCTCCAGGCGCAGCTCGCGCAGGGCCTCCAACCCCCAAAAGGCCTCTGGCGCGAGGTGCGTGAGCTGGTTGCCCCTGAGTGAGAGTAGGCCAAGGCGTGGCAGATGCTGAAAGACGCGCGGCCCGAGGTGCTGCAGGCTGTTGGCCGAGAGGATGAGGGTGGAGAGGGAGCGCAGGGGTGCGAAGGTGGCCGCATGGCGTAGGGAGGGCTGCAGCTCATTAGCAGAGAGATTGAGGAAGCGTAGCTTGCCCAGCTGGGCGAAGGCGTTCTTGCCCAGAAAGCGTAGCCGGTTGGACTCCAGATGTAGATAGAGCAAGTTACCCAAGGGTGCGAAGACCGCGTCCGGCAGCGCCCCCAGGGCGTTCCCGTCCAGCCGGAGCTTGACCAGACTCTCCAGGCCCTCGAAGGAGCCGCGGCTTAGGCGACCGATCTCGTTCCCGTTGGCGTAGAGGATGCGCAGTTTGCGCAGCGGGGCCAGCGTGCCCGGGGCGAGCGCCTGCAGGAGGTTGTTCCCCAGGTAGAGCTCCTCCAGCCTCGAGAGCTTCTCGAAGGTCTTGGGGTGCAGAAAGCGGATCTGGTTGTACTGCAGGTCAAGCCGTCTGAGTTGCCCCAGGCGGTGGAAGTCGAAGGCCGTGATGTTGGTTATGAAGTTGCCGCCGAGGCTGTAGGTGAGCACGTCCTGGGGGCTCGGCAGCGAGCTGGTCTTGGGCACGGCGCGGAGACCCCTGTTGGTGCACAGGAGGTGCTGGGGGTGCTGGCAGTCGCAGCGCTCCGGGCACACGGGCTCGGCCCGCGGGGGGAGCGCGAGGCAGCCGCACACCACGAATAGGAAGCGCACGGCGCGGGCAGCCTCCATCGCTGCCCGCCCTGCGCGCTGAGGCCGGATCGTCCTCTTGGCCCGCCGGCTCTGTGTCTCCTATGCATTCCCCTTGGCCTGGCCAGAGTCACTAAATGGCCTCTTTCGGACTTCGCTGCGCggtccagcccctcctctgccctttgTCTGGTGGCTGGCCCGGGTCTCTGCAGGCGGGCTTCGCCTGGCCAAGTCAGGAGACGCAGGGCGCTCCGCGAGCTCCGGGTGCTACTTGTTGCATTTCTGCAGAAAACTCTTTCTCCGGGTGCGCGTCGggggggcggagggagggagcaagacCTGAGCTTTTTGTTTGCAGCTTGAGTCCGGAGAGCTGGATTCCCTGGCACGGATTCTCTCCGCCGAGCGGATTCCCCAGCTGCAGGCGGGAGCCCTTCCAAGAGCTCCTCGGGGCGCGGCTTGGCCACAGCGCTCCGGCGGCTCGGCCCCCGCAGCCCGCGCCTCCTTGCTCGCGGTCCCGGACCGGGAGCGCGGCCTCGGTGGAGCAGCTGGGGGAGGAGCCGGGGGTGCGCAGTCTGCGTCCGGAAGAGACCCAAGTCGGCGAGTGGCGAGCAAACCGGGCGGAAAT from Equus quagga isolate Etosha38 chromosome 8, UCLA_HA_Equagga_1.0, whole genome shotgun sequence includes the following:
- the TRIL gene encoding TLR4 interactor with leucine rich repeats, giving the protein MEAARAVRFLFVVCGCLALPPRAEPVCPERCDCQHPQHLLCTNRGLRAVPKTSSLPSPQDVLTYSLGGNFITNITAFDFHRLGQLRRLDLQYNQIRFLHPKTFEKLSRLEELYLGNNLLQALAPGTLAPLRKLRILYANGNEIGRLSRGSFEGLESLVKLRLDGNALGALPDAVFAPLGNLLYLHLESNRLRFLGKNAFAQLGKLRFLNLSANELQPSLRHAATFAPLRSLSTLILSANSLQHLGPRVFQHLPRLGLLSLRGNQLTHLAPEAFWGLEALRELRLEGNRLSQLPMALLEPLHSLEALDLSGNELSALHPTIFGHLGRLRELSLRDNALSALSGDIFAASPALYRLDLDGNGWTCDCRLRGLKRWMGDWHSQGRLLTVFVQCRHPPALRGKYLDYLDDQQLQNGSCADPSPSVSPTAFSKPRPSPTAAGKEMAPPAGGLAKELPPQPQQRGRFLPGVTWDGAARELLGNRSALRLSRRGPGLQQPGPSAAAAAGPAPHPLDLLEKPERGRPTPANPVRVEPTPTAAPASAPPPAGDPWQRAAKQRLVAKQQESAVQSDGGVGLPPLVSDPCDFNKFILCNLTVEAVGTDSASVRWAVREHRSPRPLGGARFRLLFDRFGQQPKFHRFVYLPERSDSATLRELRGDTPYLVCVEGVLGGRVCPVAPRDHCAGLVTLPEPGSQSSVDYQMLTLALLAVNALLVLLALVAWASRWLRRKLRARRKGGAPVHVRHMYSTRRPLRSMGTGVSADFSGFQSHRPRATVCALSEADLIEFPCDRFMESSGGGAGGSLRREDHLLQRFAD